One window from the genome of Cryptomeria japonica chromosome 6, Sugi_1.0, whole genome shotgun sequence encodes:
- the LOC131079403 gene encoding uncharacterized protein LOC131079403 isoform X2, translating to MNSNLKMKSWREGEIYKGGIHISCLCRYGVLGFRRSFSRLPSQRFRLPSCSFDSSSISLGLPWDSQGFALGIETGEFETQGLSLPSEPPELDLRDWILRHRIEPPHKNSLNEKLGDSYSQLDNTRFKGPPAQIQKDVKEISVFSRKNWDALLFSIDDDDENKEELYLASTLKKQRTNNQSLSARKIKDVEATTEALILDAVFDQQKMKEESHQRNKENLMFPALQCCEVEDTIHPTSAKENVVDPGMETEDTVAPDSETQGAVDPEYETEDAVDPNSGTNNAVNPDSDTEDESEHNKVESVKKFPSFPRLFISDTRLAKNESSFQEELAPLPSSRTQSFSIDEFTKPLSDSKKFQAISDIGPEEKENLFQTDLASMASFRTRISSRGGLRKALADTGNIQSQHPADKWLCPRTHKPHFKPPAKQLSLDRWLAPAK from the exons ATgaactcaaatttgaaaatgaaaagcTGGAGGGAAGGCGAGATATATAAAGGCGGCATTCATATTTCATGTCTGTGCCGGTATGGAGTGCTTGGATTCAGACGCTCATTCTCCCGACTGCCCTCCCAACGCTTCAG GCTGCCATCTTGCTCGTTTGATTCTTCATCAATTTCATTGGGCTTACCATGGGATTCCCAAGGATTTGCTCTTGGCATTGAAACAGGA GAATTCGAAACCCAAGGTTTATCTCTACCATCTG AGCCTCCGGAGCTAGATCTCAGGGATTGGATTTTGAGACATAGAATAGAGCCTCCACACAAAAATTCCCTCAATGAGAAACTTGGGGATTCTTACTCTCAACTTGACAATACCCGGTTCAAAGGACCTCCAGCACAGATCCAGAAAGATGTCAAGGAGATATCAGTTTTCTCTCGGAAGAATTGGGATGCATTGCTGTTTTCTATTGATGATGATGACGAGAACAAGGAGGAGCTGTATTTGGCTTCCACGCTCAAGAAACAGAGAACAAATAATCAG AGTTTATCAGCAAGGAAGATCAAAGACGTAGAGGCAACAACGGAAGCATTAATCTTGGATGCAGTTTTTGATCAGCAGAAGATGAAGGAAGAATCTCATCAGAGAAATAAAGAGAATCTAATGTTTCCTGCTCTGCAATGTTGTGAAGTAGAAGATACAATTCATCCCACTTCTGCAAAAGAGAATGTTGTTGATCCTGGCATGGAAACAGAAGATACCGTTGCTCCTGATTCTGAAACACAGGGTGCAGTTGATCCTGAATATGAAACAGAGGATGCAgttgatcctaattctggaacaaaTAATGCAGTTAATCCTGATTCTGACACAGAGGATGAATCGGAGCATAATAAAGTTGAAAGTGTGAAGAAGTTCCCTTCATTTCCTCGCCTATTTATTTCTGACACAAGGTTGGCAAAAAATGAGAGTTCATTTCAAGAGGAGCTAGCCCCATTGCCATCATCAAGAACTCAAAGTTTTAGCATCGATGAGTTCACAAAACCCCTATCAGACTCCAAaaaatttcaggccatttcagaCATAGGACCAGAAGAGAAGGAGAATCTGTTTCAAACGGATCTGGCCTCAATGGCATCATTTAGAACCAGAATTTCTAGCAGAGGTGGCTTGAGAAAAGCCCTAGCAGACACTGGAAACATTCAATCTCAGCACCCTGCTGATAAATGGCTCTGTCCAAGGACTCATAAGCCACATTTCAAACCTCCAGCAAAGCAACTTTCTCTTGATCGTTGGTTGGCTCCAGCAAAATAA
- the LOC131079403 gene encoding uncharacterized protein LOC131079403 isoform X1, producing the protein MECLDSDAHSPDCPPNASEPNSSPLELHDSLFDVGDPRLPSCSFDSSSISLGLPWDSQGFALGIETGEFETQGLSLPSEPPELDLRDWILRHRIEPPHKNSLNEKLGDSYSQLDNTRFKGPPAQIQKDVKEISVFSRKNWDALLFSIDDDDENKEELYLASTLKKQRTNNQSLSARKIKDVEATTEALILDAVFDQQKMKEESHQRNKENLMFPALQCCEVEDTIHPTSAKENVVDPGMETEDTVAPDSETQGAVDPEYETEDAVDPNSGTNNAVNPDSDTEDESEHNKVESVKKFPSFPRLFISDTRLAKNESSFQEELAPLPSSRTQSFSIDEFTKPLSDSKKFQAISDIGPEEKENLFQTDLASMASFRTRISSRGGLRKALADTGNIQSQHPADKWLCPRTHKPHFKPPAKQLSLDRWLAPAK; encoded by the exons ATGGAGTGCTTGGATTCAGACGCTCATTCTCCCGACTGCCCTCCCAACGCTTCAG AACCTAATTCAAGTCCATTGGAGCTGCATGATTCATTATTTGATGTGGGTGATCCTAGGCTGCCATCTTGCTCGTTTGATTCTTCATCAATTTCATTGGGCTTACCATGGGATTCCCAAGGATTTGCTCTTGGCATTGAAACAGGA GAATTCGAAACCCAAGGTTTATCTCTACCATCTG AGCCTCCGGAGCTAGATCTCAGGGATTGGATTTTGAGACATAGAATAGAGCCTCCACACAAAAATTCCCTCAATGAGAAACTTGGGGATTCTTACTCTCAACTTGACAATACCCGGTTCAAAGGACCTCCAGCACAGATCCAGAAAGATGTCAAGGAGATATCAGTTTTCTCTCGGAAGAATTGGGATGCATTGCTGTTTTCTATTGATGATGATGACGAGAACAAGGAGGAGCTGTATTTGGCTTCCACGCTCAAGAAACAGAGAACAAATAATCAG AGTTTATCAGCAAGGAAGATCAAAGACGTAGAGGCAACAACGGAAGCATTAATCTTGGATGCAGTTTTTGATCAGCAGAAGATGAAGGAAGAATCTCATCAGAGAAATAAAGAGAATCTAATGTTTCCTGCTCTGCAATGTTGTGAAGTAGAAGATACAATTCATCCCACTTCTGCAAAAGAGAATGTTGTTGATCCTGGCATGGAAACAGAAGATACCGTTGCTCCTGATTCTGAAACACAGGGTGCAGTTGATCCTGAATATGAAACAGAGGATGCAgttgatcctaattctggaacaaaTAATGCAGTTAATCCTGATTCTGACACAGAGGATGAATCGGAGCATAATAAAGTTGAAAGTGTGAAGAAGTTCCCTTCATTTCCTCGCCTATTTATTTCTGACACAAGGTTGGCAAAAAATGAGAGTTCATTTCAAGAGGAGCTAGCCCCATTGCCATCATCAAGAACTCAAAGTTTTAGCATCGATGAGTTCACAAAACCCCTATCAGACTCCAAaaaatttcaggccatttcagaCATAGGACCAGAAGAGAAGGAGAATCTGTTTCAAACGGATCTGGCCTCAATGGCATCATTTAGAACCAGAATTTCTAGCAGAGGTGGCTTGAGAAAAGCCCTAGCAGACACTGGAAACATTCAATCTCAGCACCCTGCTGATAAATGGCTCTGTCCAAGGACTCATAAGCCACATTTCAAACCTCCAGCAAAGCAACTTTCTCTTGATCGTTGGTTGGCTCCAGCAAAATAA